In a genomic window of Mycolicibacterium neoaurum VKM Ac-1815D:
- the ku gene encoding non-homologous end joining protein Ku produces the protein MRSIWKGSVSFGLVNVPVKVYSATEDHDIKFHQVHEKDNGRIRYKRTCEVCGEVVEYRDIARAYDSEDGQTVIITDEDIATLPEERSREIEVVEFVPADQLDPMMYDKSYFLEPDSKSTKSYVLLAKTLAETDRVAIVHFALRNKTRLAALRVKDFSKRDVMVIHTLLWPDEIRDPDFPSLDKDVDIKPAELKMAGQVVESMTDDFKPDQFRDDYQEQLHELVQAKLEGGEAFTVEEQPTDLDETEDVSDLLAKLEASVKARGSASADTAPAEKAPAKKAAAKKAPAKKAAAKKAPAKKAPAKKAAAKK, from the coding sequence ATGCGGTCGATCTGGAAAGGTTCGGTCTCCTTCGGTCTGGTCAACGTGCCGGTCAAGGTCTACAGCGCCACCGAGGACCACGACATCAAGTTCCACCAGGTGCATGAGAAGGACAACGGGCGCATCCGCTACAAGCGCACCTGCGAGGTGTGCGGCGAGGTGGTCGAGTACCGCGATATCGCCCGCGCGTACGACTCCGAGGACGGCCAGACGGTCATCATCACCGACGAGGACATCGCCACCCTTCCCGAGGAACGCAGCCGCGAGATCGAGGTCGTCGAATTCGTGCCCGCCGACCAGCTCGACCCGATGATGTACGACAAGAGCTACTTTCTGGAGCCGGACTCCAAGTCGACGAAATCGTATGTGCTGCTTGCCAAGACGCTGGCCGAGACGGATCGGGTGGCCATCGTGCACTTCGCGTTGCGCAACAAGACACGCCTGGCCGCGTTGCGGGTCAAGGATTTCAGCAAGCGCGATGTCATGGTGATCCACACGCTGCTGTGGCCCGACGAGATCCGCGACCCGGACTTCCCCTCCCTGGACAAGGATGTCGACATCAAACCGGCCGAGCTCAAGATGGCCGGCCAGGTGGTCGAATCCATGACCGATGACTTCAAGCCCGACCAGTTCCGCGACGACTATCAGGAGCAGTTGCACGAACTGGTGCAGGCCAAACTCGAAGGCGGCGAGGCGTTCACCGTCGAGGAACAGCCGACCGACCTCGACGAGACCGAGGATGTCTCCGACCTGCTGGCCAAGTTGGAGGCCAGCGTGAAGGCCCGCGGATCCGCGTCGGCCGATACGGCGCCCGCCGAGAAAGCCCCCGCGAAGAAGGCTGCCGCCAAAAAGGCGCCGGCCAAGAAAGCGGCTGCCAAGAAGGCACCCGCGAAGAAGGCACCGGCCAAGAAGGCCGCCGCCAAGAAATAG
- the rnhA gene encoding ribonuclease HI produces MTDEPVIIHTDGGCRPNPGPGGWGAVLRQRHHVREMFGGEPDRTSNNRMELTAPIMALEALTRPVTVHLYTDSTYVRNGITTWVRGWERNGWMTAAKEPVKNVDLWQRLQAACARHQVEWFWVKGHSGIADNELADVLATRGLEAAVAAAG; encoded by the coding sequence ATGACCGACGAGCCCGTCATCATCCACACCGACGGTGGCTGCCGGCCCAATCCGGGACCGGGTGGTTGGGGCGCGGTGCTGCGCCAGCGCCATCACGTCCGGGAGATGTTCGGTGGCGAGCCGGACCGGACCAGCAACAACCGGATGGAACTCACCGCGCCCATCATGGCGTTGGAGGCGCTCACCCGTCCGGTGACGGTGCACCTCTACACCGACAGCACCTACGTGCGTAACGGGATCACCACCTGGGTGCGCGGCTGGGAGCGCAACGGCTGGATGACCGCGGCCAAGGAGCCGGTGAAGAATGTCGACCTGTGGCAGCGGTTGCAGGCCGCATGTGCGCGCCACCAGGTCGAATGGTTCTGGGTGAAGGGCCATTCCGGGATCGCCGACAACGAGTTGGCCGACGTGTTGGCCACCCGGGGACTGGAAGCCGCGGTGGCCGCGGCGGGCTGA
- a CDS encoding VOC family protein — MALTIDEILVADPAAAWTAAGFGVDADGVCRVGSVRIRLVGREQGTGIIGWSLREFDGTDMDGIPTAPSRSDPPPPGEHANGVVDIDHLVMMSPDLDRTVAALGSAGVLPRRERDTELGGRPVRQIFYRLGAVILEVIGSPERRADGPATLWGITYTVADIDAGAAFLGELTSRVKDAVQPGRRITTLRHQQLGMSVPSAFISAPILGR, encoded by the coding sequence GTGGCACTCACCATCGACGAAATCCTGGTGGCCGACCCCGCGGCCGCATGGACCGCCGCCGGGTTCGGCGTAGACGCCGACGGGGTCTGCCGGGTGGGGTCCGTGCGGATCCGCCTGGTCGGGCGAGAGCAGGGCACCGGCATCATCGGCTGGTCGTTGCGGGAGTTCGACGGGACAGACATGGACGGCATACCGACCGCACCGTCGCGGTCCGATCCGCCACCGCCCGGTGAGCACGCCAACGGCGTCGTCGACATCGACCATCTCGTGATGATGTCGCCCGATCTGGATCGGACCGTCGCGGCCCTGGGCTCGGCAGGGGTGCTGCCGCGTCGGGAACGGGATACCGAACTCGGCGGACGACCCGTCCGGCAGATCTTCTATCGGCTCGGCGCGGTGATCCTGGAGGTCATCGGTTCGCCCGAGAGGCGTGCCGACGGGCCGGCCACCCTATGGGGGATCACCTACACCGTCGCCGATATCGACGCGGGCGCCGCATTCCTCGGCGAGCTGACCTCGCGGGTCAAAGACGCCGTGCAGCCCGGGCGCCGGATCACCACACTGCGCCACCAGCAGCTCGGCATGTCGGTTCCCAGTGCGTTCATCTCGGCGCCTATTCTCGGCAGATGA
- a CDS encoding NAD(P)H-dependent amine dehydrogenase family protein gives MSDTSASSTTPIRVAAIGTGNVGRHALRQLIEDPQYELTGVWVSSAAKAGKDAGELAGLDVSTGITATDDLGDILATAPDCAVYTAMADNRLPDALEDYRRLLAAGINVVGSAAVFLQYPWQVLPAELVTPIEEAAHKGSSSIFVNGIDPGFANDLLPLALAGTCQSVEQIRCMEIVDYATYDSPTVMFDVMGFGKSTDELPMLLQPGVLSLAWGSVVRQLAAGLGVELDEVTETHTRIPAPEDFEIAAGPIPKGSTAAMRFEVRGMVDGHPAVVLEHVTRLREDLCPDWPQPAQEGGSYRVEVTGEPSYALDLCLSSRKGDHNHAGLVATAARVVNAIAAVVAAEPGITTTLDLPLITGKGLYAAP, from the coding sequence ATGTCTGACACATCAGCCTCCTCGACCACCCCGATCCGGGTCGCCGCCATCGGCACCGGAAACGTCGGCCGCCACGCCCTGCGCCAGCTCATCGAGGACCCACAGTACGAACTCACCGGGGTGTGGGTGTCCTCGGCGGCCAAGGCCGGCAAGGACGCCGGAGAGCTTGCCGGACTGGATGTTTCGACCGGCATCACGGCGACGGACGATCTCGGGGACATCCTGGCCACCGCACCGGATTGCGCGGTCTACACGGCGATGGCCGACAACCGGCTGCCCGACGCGCTCGAGGATTACCGGCGCCTGCTGGCCGCTGGCATCAACGTCGTCGGTAGCGCGGCGGTGTTCCTGCAGTACCCGTGGCAGGTGCTGCCCGCCGAACTGGTCACCCCGATCGAAGAGGCGGCCCACAAGGGGTCTTCGAGCATCTTCGTCAACGGCATCGACCCCGGTTTCGCCAACGACCTGCTGCCGCTGGCGCTCGCCGGGACATGCCAGAGTGTCGAGCAGATCCGCTGTATGGAGATCGTCGACTACGCCACCTATGACAGTCCCACCGTCATGTTCGACGTGATGGGCTTCGGCAAGAGCACCGACGAACTGCCGATGCTGCTGCAGCCCGGTGTGCTGAGTCTGGCCTGGGGTTCGGTGGTGCGCCAACTGGCCGCCGGCCTGGGCGTCGAACTCGACGAGGTCACCGAGACCCACACCCGGATCCCGGCCCCCGAGGACTTCGAGATCGCGGCGGGACCGATTCCCAAGGGCAGCACCGCCGCCATGCGTTTCGAGGTGCGCGGCATGGTCGACGGCCATCCCGCCGTGGTGCTGGAGCACGTGACCCGGCTGCGCGAGGACCTCTGCCCGGACTGGCCCCAGCCCGCCCAGGAGGGCGGTTCCTACCGTGTCGAGGTCACCGGTGAGCCGTCCTACGCGCTGGACCTGTGCCTGAGCAGCCGCAAGGGCGACCACAATCACGCCGGGCTGGTGGCCACCGCCGCGCGGGTGGTCAACGCCATCGCCGCGGTGGTCGCGGCCGAACCGGGCATCACGACCACACTCGACCTGCCGCTGATCACCGGCAAGGGGCTGTACGCCGCACCCTAG
- a CDS encoding poly-gamma-glutamate hydrolase family protein, with protein MADHLYFAYGSNLCTDQMAARCPDARGPVRAMLADHDWLINERGVATIEPAAGAEVHGVVWRISDADLAVLDRAEGIPVRYRRDRATVHTDDGPRDAWIYIDHRIEPGAPRPGYLERVIAGATHHGLPQRWLDFLDRWHPANWPRALAPSAAPGPQTLTELLADPQVSEYSILRGPFGFLAIHGGGLERMTDVIAEHAAEQAGASGYVVRHPPNYPHHLSSAAYRAAESERLAEFLDHVDYVISLHGYGRVGRSNELLAGGGNRELAGHVAAHLDIHGHRIITDLDAIPRELRGLHPDNPVNRTRGGGVQLELAPRVRGISPRSGPLDEDGLSRPTRALVAGLVSAARAWPRI; from the coding sequence GTGGCCGACCATCTCTACTTCGCCTACGGCTCCAACCTCTGCACCGACCAGATGGCCGCACGCTGCCCGGATGCCCGCGGCCCGGTCCGGGCGATGCTCGCCGATCACGACTGGTTGATCAACGAACGTGGCGTGGCCACCATCGAACCCGCCGCGGGTGCCGAGGTGCACGGGGTGGTGTGGCGGATCAGCGATGCCGACCTGGCCGTGCTCGACCGTGCCGAAGGGATCCCGGTCCGTTACCGGCGCGATCGCGCGACGGTCCATACCGACGACGGCCCCCGCGACGCCTGGATCTACATCGATCACCGCATCGAACCGGGTGCGCCCCGCCCCGGCTATCTGGAACGCGTCATCGCCGGGGCCACGCACCACGGACTTCCGCAGCGCTGGCTGGATTTCCTGGACCGCTGGCATCCCGCGAACTGGCCACGGGCACTGGCGCCGTCCGCGGCGCCGGGACCGCAGACCCTCACCGAGTTGTTGGCGGACCCGCAGGTGTCGGAGTACTCAATTCTGCGTGGACCGTTCGGTTTCCTGGCCATCCACGGCGGTGGGCTGGAACGGATGACCGATGTCATCGCCGAGCACGCGGCGGAGCAGGCGGGGGCGTCGGGGTACGTCGTGCGCCACCCGCCGAACTACCCGCACCACCTGTCCTCGGCTGCGTACCGCGCCGCCGAATCCGAGCGCCTGGCCGAGTTCCTGGACCACGTGGACTACGTCATCTCGCTGCACGGCTACGGTCGCGTCGGGCGCAGCAACGAACTGCTCGCCGGCGGCGGCAATCGCGAACTGGCCGGGCACGTGGCCGCGCACCTCGACATCCACGGGCATCGAATCATCACCGATCTGGACGCGATCCCGCGTGAGCTGCGCGGACTGCACCCGGACAATCCGGTCAACCGAACCCGCGGCGGCGGTGTGCAATTGGAGCTGGCACCGCGGGTGCGCGGTATCAGCCCGCGCAGCGGCCCGCTCGACGAGGACGGTCTGAGCCGACCGACCCGCGCCCTGGTGGCCGGACTGGTCTCGGCGGCCCGGGCCTGGCCCCGAATCTGA
- a CDS encoding ATP-dependent DNA ligase — protein MVERVGRVKLTNPDKVLYPQTGTTKAEVFDYYVAVAAAMLPHIAGRPVTRKRWPNGVGQSDFFEKQLASSAPDWLRRGSVTHRSGTTTYPIIDTAEGLAWIAQQASLEVHVPQWRFDPHGAPGPATRIVFDLDPGEGVTFRQLCEVAHEVRGYVEDIGLTAYPLTSGSKGVHLYVPLADPISSHGASVLAKRIALALEKSMPTQVTATMTRSLRDGKVFVDWSQNSAAKTTIAPYSMRGRAAPTVAAPRSWEELADPDLRQLNFEEVLHRLERDGDLLADLDDPLPVEDRLSTYRTMRDAGKTPEPVPTAPPAVGHDNTFVIQEHHARRLHYDFRLERDGVLVSWAIPKNLPETTSVNHLAVHTEDHPLEYAGFEGDIPAGEYGGGKVIIWDAGTYEAEKFRDPGVDGEKPIDTDGKGQAKGEVIVTLHGAKVRGRYALIQTGGKNWLAHRMKEQPGTTVADLKPMLATHGSVAKLKPAGWAFEGKWDGYRMLVEIDHGELMLRSRSGRDITAEFPQLRSLAADLADHRLILDGEVVALDADGVPSFGAMQNRSSGSNIEFWAFDLLAMDGRSLLRAKYRDRRKLLELLGRDGALIVPDLLDGDGAAALEYVREHGYEGVIAKKWDSTYQPGRRSQSWIKDKLWRTQEVVIGGWRAGEGGRTSGIGALVVGVPGRDGLQFVGRVGTGFTEKMLTDLRTTLAPLETSDSPFTARLSGPDARGVTYVRPELVGEVRYSERTSDNRLRQPSWRGLRPDKSPDQVVWE, from the coding sequence GTGGTGGAGCGTGTGGGCCGGGTCAAACTGACGAATCCGGACAAGGTGCTGTATCCGCAGACCGGCACCACCAAGGCCGAGGTGTTCGACTACTACGTCGCGGTCGCCGCGGCGATGCTGCCGCACATCGCCGGCCGCCCGGTCACGCGCAAGCGATGGCCCAATGGCGTCGGCCAATCGGACTTCTTCGAAAAGCAACTCGCGTCGTCGGCGCCGGACTGGCTGCGCCGGGGATCGGTGACGCACCGCTCCGGTACCACGACCTACCCCATCATCGACACCGCCGAAGGATTGGCCTGGATCGCCCAGCAGGCATCGCTGGAGGTGCACGTTCCGCAGTGGCGGTTCGACCCGCACGGCGCGCCCGGGCCGGCCACCCGCATCGTGTTCGACCTCGATCCGGGAGAGGGTGTGACCTTCCGGCAGCTCTGTGAGGTCGCCCATGAGGTGCGCGGCTACGTCGAGGACATCGGCCTGACCGCCTACCCGCTGACCAGCGGCAGCAAGGGCGTGCACCTGTACGTGCCGCTGGCCGATCCGATCAGCTCCCACGGGGCTTCGGTGCTGGCCAAGCGAATCGCGCTGGCGCTGGAGAAGAGCATGCCGACCCAGGTCACCGCCACCATGACGCGCAGCCTGCGGGACGGAAAGGTGTTCGTGGACTGGAGCCAGAACAGCGCGGCCAAGACCACCATCGCGCCCTACTCGATGCGTGGCCGCGCCGCGCCCACCGTGGCCGCGCCGCGCAGCTGGGAGGAACTCGCCGATCCCGACCTACGGCAGCTGAACTTCGAAGAGGTGCTGCACCGACTGGAACGCGACGGCGATCTGCTGGCAGATCTGGATGATCCGCTGCCCGTCGAGGACCGACTGAGCACGTATCGCACCATGCGCGATGCCGGTAAGACCCCCGAACCGGTCCCGACGGCACCGCCCGCGGTGGGGCACGACAACACCTTCGTCATCCAAGAGCATCACGCGCGCCGGCTGCACTACGACTTCCGGCTGGAACGCGACGGGGTGCTGGTGTCCTGGGCGATCCCGAAGAACCTGCCCGAGACGACATCGGTGAACCACCTGGCCGTCCATACCGAGGACCATCCGCTGGAATACGCCGGCTTCGAAGGGGACATCCCGGCAGGGGAGTACGGCGGCGGGAAGGTGATCATCTGGGACGCCGGGACTTACGAGGCCGAGAAGTTCCGCGATCCCGGTGTCGACGGTGAGAAGCCGATCGACACGGACGGAAAGGGGCAAGCAAAGGGGGAGGTGATCGTGACGCTGCACGGCGCCAAGGTGCGTGGACGTTACGCGCTGATCCAGACCGGCGGAAAGAACTGGCTGGCGCACCGCATGAAGGAGCAGCCCGGCACGACGGTGGCCGACCTGAAACCGATGCTCGCGACCCACGGGTCGGTGGCGAAGCTGAAACCGGCAGGCTGGGCGTTCGAGGGCAAGTGGGACGGATACCGCATGCTGGTCGAGATCGATCACGGTGAGTTGATGCTGCGCTCGCGCAGCGGTCGCGACATCACCGCGGAGTTCCCGCAGTTGCGTTCGCTGGCAGCCGATCTCGCCGATCATCGGCTGATCCTCGACGGTGAGGTCGTGGCATTGGATGCCGACGGTGTGCCGAGCTTCGGTGCCATGCAGAATCGGTCGTCGGGCAGCAATATCGAGTTCTGGGCGTTCGATCTGCTTGCCATGGATGGCCGTTCGTTGTTGCGGGCGAAGTATCGCGACCGCCGAAAGCTGCTGGAACTGCTGGGCCGGGATGGCGCGCTCATTGTGCCGGATCTGCTCGACGGTGACGGCGCCGCCGCGCTGGAGTACGTGCGCGAGCACGGTTATGAGGGCGTGATCGCCAAGAAATGGGACTCGACCTATCAACCGGGGCGACGGTCGCAGTCCTGGATCAAGGACAAGCTGTGGCGCACCCAGGAAGTGGTCATCGGCGGCTGGCGGGCCGGCGAGGGCGGTCGCACCAGCGGGATCGGCGCACTGGTCGTGGGTGTCCCGGGCCGGGACGGACTGCAGTTCGTCGGCCGTGTCGGTACCGGTTTCACCGAGAAGATGCTCACGGACCTGCGGACCACATTGGCGCCGTTGGAGACGTCGGATTCACCCTTCACCGCACGCCTTTCCGGGCCGGATGCCAGGGGGGTCACCTACGTGCGTCCCGAACTGGTGGGTGAGGTCCGCTATAGCGAGCGCACGTCGGACAATCGGCTGCGTCAGCCCAGCTGGCGAGGATTACGGCCGGACAAGTCGCCGGATCAGGTGGTCTGGGAGTAG
- a CDS encoding APC family permease — translation MSTSEPLVGISADPHEGRLKRALGVPSLVLFGLVYMVPLTVFTTYGIVTVESGGRVPLAYVVTLAAMIFTARSYARMATAYPVAGSAYAYTQRTFGAPVGFLAGWSLLLDYLFLPMLNYMVIGLYLNAAVPSIPQWVIVLVTIVLVTVLNIVGIVSVARANAVIIAVQAVFIVVFLVMAAATIFGSGTVDIMAPFTGDGTAGGMAPVLAGAAILCLSFLGFDAVSTLSEEAKDARRDVPKAIMLATVICGVLFIVLSYASQLVFPSNAFESVDTGSVDVMVAAGGAFLSAFFTAAYVAGATGSALTSQASVARILYAMGRDGVLPRKVFGHVSVKFSTPTWAILAVSVISLLALVIDLALLASVVSFGALVAFSAVNLTVIKHYFVDAGEKNVLNNLILPGIGFALTVWLWTSLSGDALRLGLIWLAVGFGWLLVVTRGFRRPTPVLDMKE, via the coding sequence ATGTCGACTTCGGAGCCGCTTGTCGGTATCTCGGCAGATCCGCACGAGGGCAGGCTCAAACGCGCCCTCGGAGTGCCCTCGCTGGTGCTCTTCGGCCTGGTCTACATGGTGCCGCTCACCGTGTTCACCACCTACGGCATCGTCACCGTCGAGTCCGGCGGCCGGGTGCCGCTGGCGTATGTGGTGACGCTGGCGGCGATGATCTTCACGGCCCGCTCCTACGCCAGGATGGCGACGGCGTACCCGGTGGCGGGATCGGCCTACGCCTACACCCAAAGGACCTTCGGGGCGCCGGTGGGATTCCTGGCAGGCTGGTCGTTGCTCTTGGATTACCTGTTCCTGCCGATGCTGAACTACATGGTGATCGGGCTGTATCTCAACGCCGCGGTGCCGTCGATCCCGCAGTGGGTGATCGTGCTGGTGACCATCGTGCTGGTGACGGTCCTCAACATCGTCGGCATCGTCTCGGTGGCCCGCGCCAACGCGGTGATCATCGCGGTGCAGGCGGTCTTCATCGTGGTGTTCCTCGTCATGGCGGCGGCGACGATCTTCGGTTCCGGGACCGTCGACATCATGGCGCCGTTCACCGGTGACGGCACCGCGGGGGGAATGGCGCCGGTGCTGGCCGGTGCGGCCATCCTGTGCCTGTCGTTCCTCGGGTTCGACGCCGTGTCAACACTTTCCGAGGAGGCCAAGGACGCCCGGCGCGATGTGCCGAAGGCCATCATGCTGGCCACCGTGATCTGCGGTGTGCTGTTCATCGTGCTGTCCTACGCCTCGCAGCTGGTCTTTCCGTCGAATGCGTTCGAGAGTGTCGACACCGGGTCGGTGGATGTCATGGTCGCCGCCGGCGGCGCGTTCCTCTCGGCGTTCTTCACCGCGGCCTACGTGGCAGGTGCCACCGGATCGGCGCTCACCTCGCAGGCCTCGGTGGCGCGCATCCTGTACGCGATGGGCCGCGACGGTGTGCTGCCGCGCAAGGTGTTCGGGCACGTCTCGGTGAAGTTCAGCACCCCCACCTGGGCGATCCTGGCGGTATCGGTGATCTCGCTGCTCGCTTTGGTCATCGATCTTGCGCTGCTGGCGTCAGTGGTCAGTTTCGGTGCCCTGGTGGCCTTCTCGGCGGTGAACCTGACCGTGATCAAGCATTATTTCGTCGATGCCGGTGAGAAGAACGTGTTGAACAACCTGATCCTGCCCGGTATCGGTTTCGCGCTGACGGTGTGGTTGTGGACGAGTCTGTCCGGTGACGCGTTGCGGCTCGGGTTGATCTGGCTGGCCGTCGGATTCGGTTGGCTGCTGGTGGTCACCCGCGGCTTCCGGCGCCCGACCCCGGTACTGGACATGAAGGAGTAG
- a CDS encoding SDR family oxidoreductase, whose product MILDRFRLDDQVAVVTGAGRGLGAAIAVAFAEAGADVLIAARTESQLQEVAAQVEATGRRAHIVVADLAHPEATAALAAQAVEAFGKLDIVVNNVGGTMPGPLLNTSTKDLRDAFTFNVGTAHALTTAAAPLMLEHSGGGSIINITSTMGRLAGRAFAAYGTAKGALAHYTRLSALDLCPRIRVNAIAPGSILTSALDVVASNEALRDPMEKATPMRRLGDPTDIAAAAVYLASPAGSYLTGKTLEVDGGLTFPNLDLPIPDL is encoded by the coding sequence ATGATTCTGGACAGATTCCGACTCGACGATCAGGTGGCCGTGGTGACCGGCGCCGGTCGCGGATTGGGCGCCGCCATCGCGGTGGCCTTCGCCGAAGCGGGCGCTGACGTGCTGATCGCGGCGCGCACCGAGTCCCAGCTGCAGGAGGTCGCCGCCCAGGTGGAGGCGACCGGTCGGCGCGCGCACATCGTGGTCGCCGACCTGGCACATCCCGAGGCGACGGCGGCGCTGGCAGCGCAGGCGGTCGAGGCGTTCGGGAAACTAGACATCGTCGTCAACAATGTCGGCGGAACCATGCCCGGCCCGCTGTTGAACACCTCCACCAAGGACCTCAGAGATGCGTTCACGTTCAACGTCGGCACCGCCCACGCGCTGACCACGGCGGCGGCCCCGCTGATGCTGGAGCATTCCGGCGGCGGGTCGATCATCAACATCACCTCGACGATGGGCAGGCTGGCCGGGCGCGCCTTCGCGGCCTACGGCACCGCCAAGGGGGCGCTGGCGCACTACACCCGACTGTCGGCGCTGGACCTCTGCCCGCGCATCCGCGTCAACGCCATCGCACCCGGATCGATCCTCACCTCCGCACTGGACGTGGTGGCCTCCAACGAGGCGCTGCGCGATCCGATGGAGAAGGCGACACCCATGCGCCGGCTGGGCGACCCGACCGATATCGCCGCGGCGGCAGTCTATTTGGCCTCCCCCGCCGGCAGCTACCTGACCGGTAAGACCCTCGAGGTCGACGGCGGGCTGACCTTCCCCAACCTCGACCTACCCATCCCGGACCTGTGA